The Castellaniella sp. genome includes a window with the following:
- a CDS encoding D-amino acid dehydrogenase translates to MKVLVLGAGVVGVTSAYYLALQGHDVTVIDREIATAEETSFANAGQLSFGYSSPWAAPGIPLKAIKWLFTQHAPLTIRPDGSLFQLRWMYDMWRNCTPARYAINKERMLRMSSYSRQCLHQLQADTDIQFESRRQGTLQVFRTQKQMDDAQRDVQALSDAGVAHELVPSDRLVEYEPALHQVQHKLVGGLRTPDDETGDCHLFTHALTRLAEGLGVKFRYGELIQAVHQAGGQISGVQCASGLMQADAYVVALGSYSTPLLRGIVDLPVYPMKGYSITVDIDDTNRAPISTLLDETYKIALTRFDQRIRVGGMAEVVGYDTHLDSRRQRTLEMVLNDLFPGSYKPGDVHFWTGLRPKTPDSTPIVGRTKISNLYLNTGHGTLGWTMCCGSGQLIADIVSGKATAIRSEDLGVQRYL, encoded by the coding sequence ATGAAGGTTCTGGTTTTAGGGGCCGGCGTTGTGGGTGTCACAAGCGCCTATTACTTGGCACTCCAGGGGCACGACGTCACCGTCATCGACCGCGAAATCGCCACCGCAGAGGAAACCAGTTTTGCCAATGCAGGCCAGCTATCCTTTGGTTATTCCTCTCCGTGGGCAGCGCCAGGCATCCCCCTGAAGGCGATCAAATGGCTGTTCACCCAACATGCACCGCTGACGATCCGACCCGATGGCAGCCTGTTTCAGCTGCGCTGGATGTACGATATGTGGCGCAACTGCACTCCGGCGCGCTATGCCATCAACAAAGAACGCATGCTGCGCATGTCGTCCTATAGTCGGCAATGCCTGCACCAGCTGCAGGCCGATACCGACATTCAGTTCGAAAGCCGCCGCCAGGGCACCCTGCAGGTATTTCGCACCCAAAAGCAAATGGACGATGCCCAGCGCGACGTACAGGCCCTGAGCGACGCTGGCGTGGCCCACGAACTGGTCCCCAGCGACCGCCTGGTCGAATACGAACCCGCCCTGCATCAGGTGCAACATAAGCTGGTGGGTGGCTTGCGCACCCCCGACGATGAGACCGGCGATTGCCACCTGTTCACGCATGCCCTGACCCGCCTGGCCGAGGGCTTGGGCGTGAAATTCCGCTACGGCGAGCTCATCCAGGCCGTACATCAGGCGGGCGGCCAGATCTCGGGTGTGCAATGCGCTTCGGGCCTGATGCAGGCGGATGCTTATGTGGTGGCGCTGGGTTCGTATTCGACGCCATTGCTGCGCGGCATTGTCGACCTGCCCGTCTATCCCATGAAAGGCTATTCCATCACCGTCGACATCGACGATACGAATCGTGCCCCGATATCCACCCTGCTGGACGAGACCTATAAAATCGCCCTGACGCGCTTCGACCAGCGCATCCGGGTCGGCGGCATGGCCGAGGTCGTGGGCTACGACACGCACCTGGACAGCCGCCGTCAGCGCACCCTGGAAATGGTCTTGAACGACCTGTTCCCCGGCAGCTACAAACCCGGCGACGTACACTTCTGGACTGGCTTGCGCCCCAAGACTCCGGACAGCACCCCGATCGTCGGACGCACAAAAATCAGCAACCTATACCTGAACACCGGCCACGGCACCCTGGGCTGGACCATGTGTTGCGGCAGTGGCCAGTTGATCGCCGATATCGTGTCGGGCAAGGCCACCGCCATCCGCAGCGAAGACCTGGGCGTACAGCGCTATCTCTGA
- the mreD gene encoding rod shape-determining protein MreD, which produces MPLPSHKSRAGSSSLMSLQPVDAAPFQRPSSAWLVWGSLFLVWLVSLLPWRLLNPVPDMLLLVLVFWCLHEPNRVGLVTAVVLGLLMDAHDASLLGLHALNYLLCAYGVLRLHGRLRHFNVWVQTFHIIPLLVGAALITRLLGAWLNGEWVGWDWLWSALITGALLPLVDVLLLLPQRRLDGDDVGAV; this is translated from the coding sequence ATGCCCTTGCCCAGCCATAAATCCCGCGCAGGTTCGTCTTCGCTGATGTCCCTGCAGCCCGTGGATGCGGCTCCGTTCCAACGGCCATCTTCAGCCTGGCTGGTGTGGGGTTCCTTGTTTCTGGTCTGGCTGGTGTCCCTGTTGCCTTGGCGTTTGTTGAATCCGGTGCCGGACATGCTGCTGCTGGTGCTGGTGTTCTGGTGCCTGCACGAACCCAACCGCGTGGGCCTGGTAACCGCCGTGGTGCTGGGCCTGTTGATGGACGCACACGACGCCAGTCTGCTGGGTCTGCACGCGCTGAATTATCTGCTGTGTGCCTATGGGGTTTTGCGCCTGCACGGACGCTTGCGGCATTTCAATGTCTGGGTCCAGACGTTTCATATCATTCCGTTACTGGTGGGGGCGGCCCTGATCACACGTCTGTTGGGGGCCTGGCTCAATGGCGAATGGGTAGGCTGGGACTGGTTGTGGTCGGCCTTGATCACCGGGGCTTTGCTGCCATTGGTCGATGTCTTGTTGCTTCTGCCCCAGCGTCGTCTGGATGGCGACGACGTCGGGGCTGTCTAG
- a CDS encoding OmpA family protein, with protein sequence MNISITYVSRAAAIGSLALLTACANVSPQGQNTALGAGAGAALGAGLGVLIGDSSQAALIGAGIGSVIGGVVGYNWKAIKGDVEQSGASSLGVAVIEMPDGTLKVNIPSNVSFDTNQSTLKPALLPVLDSVARALNQHPELRAKAIGYTDSTGNNSINLPLSQRRAQAVTQYLAGQGVAQGRLMTEGLGSANPIGDNNTTQGRALNRRVELFLYAVK encoded by the coding sequence ATGAATATAAGCATCACTTATGTCTCTCGGGCCGCTGCGATTGGCAGTCTGGCTCTATTGACTGCCTGTGCCAATGTCTCTCCGCAGGGGCAGAATACGGCGCTTGGTGCTGGCGCAGGCGCCGCACTCGGGGCTGGGTTGGGGGTCTTGATTGGTGACAGCAGCCAAGCTGCCCTGATCGGTGCTGGTATTGGTTCTGTAATCGGCGGCGTGGTCGGCTATAACTGGAAGGCCATCAAGGGTGATGTCGAGCAGTCCGGCGCATCCAGCCTGGGGGTTGCCGTCATCGAGATGCCAGACGGCACCCTGAAGGTCAATATACCCAGCAATGTATCTTTCGATACCAATCAATCGACCCTGAAGCCCGCCTTGTTGCCCGTGCTGGACAGCGTGGCACGCGCCCTGAACCAGCACCCGGAATTGCGTGCCAAGGCCATCGGTTACACCGATTCCACCGGTAACAACTCCATTAACCTGCCCTTGTCGCAGCGCCGCGCACAGGCAGTCACCCAATACCTGGCTGGCCAGGGAGTGGCTCAGGGGCGGCTAATGACCGAAGGCCTGGGCTCGGCCAATCCGATTGGCGATAACAACACCACGCAGGGTCGGGCGCTGAATCGTCGCGTCGAGCTCTTTTTGTATGCGGTGAAATAA
- the mutY gene encoding A/G-specific adenine glycosylase: protein MSAGDPASLIAAWQALAGRHDLPWQDTRDAYRIWLSEIMLQQTQANTVIPYFHRFLSRFPDVCSLADAPLDAVLQAWAGLGYYARARNLHRCAQRIRDEHSGQFPAQPETLAQLPGIGRSTAAAIAAFAHGVRVPILDGNVRRVLIRYLALAGDPQSTAMNRRLWAQAQAWLDQAPANLDMQAYTQGQMDLGAMVCTRSRPDCSRCPLLESCAAHRLGQQDSLPSPRPRKAQPQHQVWLLIMEYQQQLWLQRRPDTGVWGGLWTPPLLGSPAALQTVLQGLGQPDTVALAGFEHVFTHFRLTMQPVWLRLPKAAPAIQPSWQQLPAGKGATARNPVLIDLDAGQSSWTPLTALNGLGMPAPVATLLDGLYPAAAAL, encoded by the coding sequence ATGTCCGCAGGCGATCCGGCATCGCTGATCGCCGCCTGGCAGGCCCTGGCGGGCCGGCACGACCTGCCCTGGCAAGACACCCGGGACGCCTACCGCATCTGGTTGTCCGAAATCATGCTGCAACAAACCCAGGCGAATACGGTGATCCCGTATTTTCACCGTTTTCTGTCCCGCTTCCCTGATGTGTGCAGCCTGGCCGATGCGCCGCTGGACGCTGTGCTGCAGGCCTGGGCCGGGCTGGGGTATTACGCCCGCGCCCGCAATCTGCACCGCTGCGCCCAGCGCATTCGTGATGAGCACAGCGGCCAGTTCCCGGCGCAGCCCGAGACTCTGGCTCAGTTGCCTGGCATTGGCCGCTCGACGGCGGCAGCCATTGCTGCCTTTGCCCATGGGGTGCGCGTGCCGATCCTGGATGGCAACGTACGCCGCGTGCTGATCCGTTATCTGGCCCTGGCGGGCGATCCGCAATCGACCGCCATGAACCGCAGGCTCTGGGCCCAGGCCCAGGCCTGGCTGGATCAGGCGCCGGCAAATCTGGACATGCAGGCCTACACCCAGGGGCAGATGGATCTGGGGGCCATGGTCTGTACCCGCAGCCGGCCCGACTGTAGTCGCTGTCCATTGCTTGAAAGCTGCGCCGCCCACAGGTTGGGCCAACAAGACAGCTTGCCCAGCCCCAGGCCGCGCAAGGCACAGCCACAGCATCAGGTCTGGTTGCTGATCATGGAATACCAGCAGCAGCTCTGGCTGCAGCGCCGCCCGGATACGGGCGTCTGGGGCGGCTTATGGACGCCGCCGCTGCTGGGCAGCCCCGCCGCCCTGCAAACTGTGCTGCAGGGCCTGGGCCAGCCCGACACGGTTGCGCTGGCTGGCTTCGAGCATGTATTCACGCATTTTCGGCTGACGATGCAGCCCGTCTGGCTGCGGCTACCCAAGGCCGCGCCTGCGATCCAGCCAAGCTGGCAGCAACTGCCCGCGGGCAAGGGAGCCACCGCGCGCAATCCTGTCCTGATCGACCTGGACGCAGGCCAATCAAGCTGGACCCCGCTGACGGCCCTGAATGGCCTGGGCATGCCCGCGCCGGTAGCGACCCTGCTGGACGGACTGTATCCCGCCGCTGCAGCGCTATGA
- the mrdA gene encoding penicillin-binding protein 2, with protein sequence MFEFRKTGLHQRQTVLLRAWVAGIFALICLLLLVGRLWFLQVDRYDNLSARADQNRITIVPVPPRRGQITDREGGIMATNLRDYTLVVTRAQVEGKIEDLLDRLRELVYISDSDQRKFLRLYEQSGRYAPVLLRNNLNDIEASWFAVYAFEFPGVNLQARWVRSYPQKESAAHVLGFVGRISEADEQHLEATDQEGNYRGTQEIGKKGIEKTWETVLHGRTGIEELEVTATGRPVRELNRTDPIPGDNLELALDIGLQKLAEAQFQGRRGALVAIQPKTGEILAFVSSPSFDPNLFIDGIDVENWRKLNESPDHPLINRPLYGTYPIGSTYKPFVALGALEMGLRGPHERLSDPGYFELGGQRFRNAGGAAYGATDMHRAIVVSSDTYFYSLGAMMDVDALHDFSKQFGFGQITGIDLDGERRGVLPSRAWKREAYKKPSQQHWYQGETVSVAVGQGYNAFTLLQLAQATAVLANNGVYMKPHLVRRMIDPQTGQFTYPVRAPQYTIPLKPGNLKVVQDAMVDVVRKGTARRAFVGATYQAAGKTGTAQVFSLKGAKYKAQAVDERLRDHALFMAYAPVDNPQIALALIVENGGWGASVAAPIARTLFDYWLAPSRIAHRQQRLDEEQRSRERLEAMTPSALHAATDEGHLLADMPVALPEPDQGPAPEAAPLPDVDTPAGDGAQEEPL encoded by the coding sequence ATGTTCGAGTTTCGCAAAACCGGCCTGCACCAACGCCAAACTGTTTTGTTGCGGGCTTGGGTGGCTGGCATCTTTGCCCTGATCTGCTTGCTGTTGCTGGTGGGGCGGCTGTGGTTTTTGCAGGTGGATCGTTATGACAATCTATCTGCACGTGCCGATCAGAACCGCATTACGATTGTTCCTGTGCCTCCCCGGCGCGGCCAGATCACGGATCGCGAAGGCGGGATCATGGCCACCAATTTACGGGACTACACGCTGGTGGTGACCCGTGCCCAGGTCGAGGGCAAGATCGAAGACCTGCTGGATCGTCTGCGCGAATTGGTCTATATCAGCGATAGCGACCAGCGTAAATTTCTGCGGCTCTATGAGCAAAGCGGTCGTTATGCGCCTGTGCTGCTGCGCAATAACCTGAACGACATCGAGGCTTCCTGGTTTGCTGTGTATGCTTTCGAGTTCCCTGGGGTGAATCTGCAGGCGCGCTGGGTGCGATCCTATCCCCAGAAAGAGTCCGCCGCGCATGTGCTGGGTTTTGTCGGGCGCATCTCCGAGGCCGACGAGCAGCACCTGGAGGCCACCGACCAGGAAGGCAATTATCGCGGCACCCAGGAAATCGGTAAAAAAGGCATAGAAAAAACCTGGGAAACCGTTTTGCACGGGCGCACTGGCATCGAGGAACTAGAGGTCACCGCTACGGGGCGGCCGGTGCGCGAACTGAATCGCACGGATCCGATTCCAGGGGATAACCTGGAACTTGCCTTGGACATTGGCCTGCAAAAACTGGCGGAAGCCCAATTCCAGGGACGACGGGGTGCGTTGGTGGCCATCCAGCCCAAGACCGGTGAAATCCTGGCTTTTGTGTCGTCACCGTCTTTTGATCCCAATTTATTTATTGATGGCATAGACGTAGAAAACTGGCGCAAACTCAATGAATCGCCCGATCATCCGCTGATCAACCGTCCTCTGTACGGCACTTATCCCATTGGTTCCACTTACAAGCCTTTTGTCGCACTGGGTGCACTGGAAATGGGCTTGCGCGGCCCCCATGAGCGCCTGTCGGACCCAGGCTATTTCGAGCTTGGCGGGCAGCGCTTTCGTAACGCCGGGGGGGCGGCCTATGGCGCTACCGACATGCATCGGGCGATTGTCGTATCCTCCGACACTTATTTTTATTCTCTGGGCGCCATGATGGACGTGGACGCCTTGCACGACTTCAGCAAGCAATTCGGCTTTGGGCAGATCACCGGCATTGATCTGGATGGCGAGCGCCGTGGGGTGCTGCCTTCGCGTGCCTGGAAGCGCGAGGCTTATAAAAAACCTTCGCAGCAGCACTGGTATCAGGGCGAGACTGTTTCGGTGGCGGTAGGGCAGGGCTATAACGCATTTACCCTGTTGCAACTGGCGCAGGCCACGGCGGTGCTGGCCAACAATGGCGTCTACATGAAGCCGCATCTGGTGCGGCGCATGATCGACCCGCAGACCGGGCAGTTCACCTATCCGGTGCGCGCGCCGCAATACACCATTCCGCTTAAGCCTGGAAACTTGAAGGTCGTGCAAGATGCGATGGTGGATGTGGTGCGCAAGGGCACCGCGCGGCGCGCCTTCGTGGGGGCAACCTACCAGGCCGCCGGCAAGACCGGTACCGCGCAGGTCTTTAGTCTGAAGGGTGCCAAATACAAGGCTCAGGCAGTGGACGAACGGCTGCGCGATCATGCGCTGTTCATGGCCTATGCGCCAGTCGATAACCCGCAGATTGCGCTGGCCCTGATTGTGGAAAATGGTGGTTGGGGGGCGTCGGTGGCCGCCCCGATTGCGCGTACTTTGTTTGATTATTGGCTGGCCCCGTCGCGCATCGCACACCGCCAGCAGCGTCTTGACGAAGAACAACGCAGCCGCGAGCGCCTGGAGGCCATGACGCCATCCGCGCTGCATGCTGCAACGGATGAAGGGCATCTGCTCGCCGATATGCCAGTGGCATTGCCCGAACCGGATCAGGGGCCTGCGCCCGAAGCGGCTCCCCTGCCGGATGTGGATACGCCCGCTGGGGATGGCGCTCAAGAGGAACCCCTATGA
- a CDS encoding winged helix-turn-helix transcriptional regulator — protein MRVQKESVHTLDKIDRRILDLLQQNGRLSMTELADAVGLTVTPCIERVRRLERDGVITGYYARVSPAALDAGLLVFVEISMSSKSERTFEEFRREVLCVPQVLECHLVSGDFDYLVKARIKEISQYRNLLGNILLRLPGVTQTKSCVVMEEVKETLFVPAQR, from the coding sequence ATGCGTGTTCAAAAAGAATCCGTGCATACGCTGGATAAGATAGACCGGCGAATTCTGGATTTATTGCAGCAAAACGGGCGCTTGTCCATGACCGAGCTGGCGGATGCGGTGGGCCTCACGGTCACGCCCTGCATCGAGCGAGTGCGGCGTCTGGAGCGCGACGGGGTGATCACCGGCTACTATGCCCGCGTGTCACCTGCTGCGTTGGATGCAGGACTGCTGGTGTTTGTAGAGATCAGCATGTCCAGCAAGTCCGAGCGCACCTTCGAGGAGTTTCGCCGAGAGGTGCTGTGCGTGCCCCAGGTGCTCGAATGTCATCTGGTATCGGGTGATTTTGACTATCTGGTCAAGGCGCGCATCAAGGAAATCAGCCAGTATCGGAATTTACTGGGCAATATCCTGCTGCGCTTGCCGGGGGTAACGCAGACCAAAAGCTGCGTGGTGATGGAGGAGGTCAAGGAGACCTTGTTTGTGCCTGCGCAGCGCTAA
- the mreC gene encoding rod shape-determining protein MreC, with amino-acid sequence MREPGNLRLFKRGPSIEVRLVLLLVLCMGLIITDAHWSVLRPVRQALSVAVYPFQQFVMAPRQALEYVNSWSHAAALAREEQDALRRQQIEMAQLVTHAAQLTTENEQLRRLLTISESITQSSVAVEVFYEPPNAFSHRLIFNKGTDAGIQPGMPVIDEGGVVGQIVRVTPYTSEAALLIDDQVSIPVQVLRNGLRLIAFGSDEVGKLEVRYLTASMDVQPGDTLVTSGIGGLFPAGLSVARVDTVDRDPGTGFAMAIAEPLSHPERYRHFLVLRVDVSKIPQSEELEHALAQP; translated from the coding sequence ATGCGCGAACCCGGTAATCTCAGACTCTTCAAGCGCGGGCCCAGCATCGAGGTCCGGCTGGTCCTGCTGCTGGTGCTGTGTATGGGCCTGATCATCACGGATGCGCACTGGTCGGTTTTACGACCTGTGCGGCAGGCGTTGTCGGTGGCCGTCTACCCGTTTCAGCAATTTGTCATGGCGCCGCGTCAGGCGCTGGAATACGTCAATAGCTGGTCTCATGCGGCTGCTCTGGCCCGCGAAGAACAAGATGCTTTGCGCCGCCAGCAGATCGAGATGGCCCAGTTGGTGACGCATGCCGCCCAACTGACCACCGAAAACGAACAACTACGCCGCCTGCTGACGATCTCCGAGTCCATCACCCAGTCGTCGGTGGCGGTCGAGGTCTTCTACGAACCGCCCAATGCCTTCAGCCACCGCCTGATCTTCAACAAAGGCACCGATGCCGGGATTCAGCCTGGCATGCCGGTCATTGATGAGGGCGGTGTGGTGGGCCAGATCGTGCGCGTCACGCCATACACCTCTGAGGCCGCCCTGTTGATCGACGACCAAGTCTCCATTCCGGTGCAGGTGCTGCGCAATGGCCTGCGCCTGATCGCCTTTGGCAGCGACGAGGTTGGCAAACTGGAGGTCCGCTATCTGACCGCCAGTATGGACGTGCAGCCCGGCGATACGCTGGTCACCAGCGGGATCGGCGGCCTGTTTCCCGCTGGGCTGTCGGTTGCCCGGGTGGACACGGTGGATCGCGATCCGGGCACTGGGTTTGCCATGGCGATCGCCGAGCCCCTGTCGCACCCAGAGCGCTACCGTCACTTTCTGGTGCTGCGGGTGGATGTCTCGAAGATCCCCCAATCCGAGGAGCTAGAACATGCCCTTGCCCAGCCATAA
- the proB gene encoding glutamate 5-kinase: protein MSTSALPPSVARNAHRLVLKVGSSLVTNEGRGIDLQAVAQWAEQIAALHATGRQLVLVSSGAIAEGMARLGWPRRPKIMSELQAAAAVGQMGLIQAYEAAFARHGIRTAQILLTHEDLADRRRYLNARSTLVTLLNLGVVPIVNENDTVVTDEIRVGDNDTLGALVTNLVEASVLIILTDQAGLFSADPRKHPDAQFIHQGQAGDPSLEAMAGGSGSAIGTGGMLTKVLAARRAANSGGHTIIASGREAAVLQRLTAGEPIGTELQAVLPVRSARQRWMVNHLRLRGRVTLDVGAVRALTQGHRSLLPIGVTDVEGDFERGDVVACVDEHGVECGRGLINYSAADTARILRQPSARIAEILGHVSDPELIHRDNLVVTRPRVEVPVSAAQAQTRSP from the coding sequence ATGTCTACTTCTGCCTTGCCCCCCTCGGTCGCCCGGAACGCCCACCGGCTGGTCCTGAAGGTCGGATCGTCCCTGGTCACCAACGAAGGTCGCGGCATCGATCTGCAGGCCGTGGCCCAATGGGCCGAACAAATCGCCGCCCTGCACGCAACTGGCCGCCAGTTGGTGCTGGTATCCAGCGGCGCCATCGCCGAGGGCATGGCCCGCCTGGGCTGGCCCCGGCGCCCGAAGATCATGTCCGAGCTGCAAGCCGCCGCCGCCGTGGGCCAGATGGGCCTGATCCAGGCCTACGAAGCCGCCTTTGCCCGCCATGGCATCCGCACGGCCCAGATTCTGCTGACCCACGAAGACCTGGCCGATCGCCGACGCTACCTGAATGCCCGCAGCACCCTGGTCACCTTGCTGAACCTGGGCGTCGTGCCCATCGTCAACGAAAACGACACTGTGGTCACCGACGAAATCCGGGTGGGCGACAACGACACCCTGGGCGCCCTGGTGACCAATCTGGTCGAAGCCAGCGTCCTGATCATCCTGACGGACCAGGCCGGCCTGTTCAGCGCAGATCCACGCAAGCATCCGGATGCGCAGTTCATCCACCAGGGCCAGGCGGGAGACCCCTCCCTGGAAGCCATGGCAGGCGGCTCTGGCAGCGCCATCGGCACCGGCGGCATGCTGACCAAAGTCCTGGCCGCCCGACGCGCCGCCAACAGCGGCGGGCATACGATCATTGCCTCTGGGCGTGAAGCCGCCGTGCTGCAGCGCCTGACGGCAGGCGAACCCATCGGCACCGAGCTACAAGCCGTCCTGCCCGTGCGCTCCGCCCGCCAGCGCTGGATGGTGAATCACCTGCGCCTGCGCGGGCGCGTCACCCTGGACGTGGGGGCGGTGCGCGCCCTGACCCAAGGCCATCGCAGCCTGCTGCCCATCGGCGTCACCGACGTCGAGGGCGACTTCGAACGCGGCGATGTCGTGGCCTGTGTCGACGAACATGGGGTGGAATGTGGCCGCGGACTGATCAATTATTCCGCCGCCGACACGGCCCGCATCCTGCGCCAGCCCAGCGCCCGCATCGCCGAGATCCTGGGACACGTCAGCGACCCGGAACTGATCCACCGCGACAACCTGGTGGTCACGCGACCACGCGTGGAAGTCCCGGTTAGCGCTGCGCAGGCACAAACAAGGTCTCCTTGA
- a CDS encoding cell division ATP-binding protein FtsE, producing the protein MIEFQHVFKSYGRGRNILADVNFSIAPGEFIFVSGPSGAGKSTLLKVVGGLEPASRGSVTVNGHRLDHLSARALPYLRRTVGLILQDAHLLFDRHAFDNVLLPLAVQGLDSSMAATRARAALEKVGLRGKENLLPIELSGGEQQRLAIARAIVGRPAILIADEPTANLDHDSATHIMDVFRDFNRVGVTTLIASHDTALMARYAQRTLHIDNGRFTDLPGTPQ; encoded by the coding sequence ATGATCGAATTTCAGCACGTCTTCAAATCTTATGGGCGTGGCCGCAATATCCTGGCCGACGTCAATTTTTCCATTGCCCCCGGCGAATTCATTTTCGTCTCCGGGCCTTCTGGCGCGGGCAAATCCACCCTGCTGAAGGTCGTCGGCGGGCTGGAACCCGCCAGCCGGGGCAGCGTCACCGTCAATGGCCACCGACTCGACCATCTGTCCGCCCGTGCCTTGCCCTATTTGCGCCGCACCGTGGGGCTGATCCTGCAAGACGCACACCTGCTGTTCGATCGCCATGCCTTTGACAACGTATTGCTGCCCCTCGCGGTCCAGGGTCTGGACTCATCCATGGCAGCGACCCGCGCCCGGGCAGCCCTGGAAAAGGTCGGCCTGCGCGGCAAGGAAAACCTGTTGCCCATTGAACTATCAGGCGGTGAGCAGCAGCGCCTGGCCATTGCCCGGGCCATCGTCGGACGCCCGGCCATCCTGATTGCCGACGAACCCACCGCCAACCTGGATCACGATAGCGCCACCCACATCATGGATGTTTTCCGAGACTTCAACCGCGTCGGGGTCACCACCCTGATTGCTTCGCACGATACGGCCCTGATGGCCCGTTATGCCCAGCGCACACTGCATATCGATAACGGACGCTTTACCGATCTGCCGGGAACGCCGCAATGA
- a CDS encoding ABC transporter permease, which produces MKRWLRHHRYALLLALRRLRLHPFSSLANIVVIALMLAVPILGAAILQSSQPLARQLSVTPELTLFLASGTSADQQQALLQRVQAESGEEITDAQLLPREQAMRQLQADPAWAQALNALGDNPLPDALIVTLRDSDTPVQQARQLAETWRQWPGVEHVQMDSEWVRRLETLLSFIRVGLGMLAVAVAVVVLATVFNTVRLQALTQRDEIAVARLVGATESFVRRPFLYLGALTGLAASLLALLLAWLALVPLNTLLGHFAQSYGIHWSMQLPATQDLLLAGALVVVLGAVAARLSVTRHTRF; this is translated from the coding sequence ATGAAACGCTGGCTGCGCCACCACCGTTATGCACTCCTGCTGGCCTTGCGCCGCCTGCGCCTGCATCCTTTTTCATCGCTGGCGAATATCGTGGTCATTGCCCTGATGCTGGCCGTGCCGATCCTGGGGGCGGCAATCCTGCAGTCCAGCCAGCCGCTGGCCAGACAGCTGTCGGTCACCCCAGAACTCACCCTGTTCCTGGCTTCGGGCACCAGCGCCGATCAGCAACAGGCGCTCTTGCAGCGCGTACAGGCTGAATCCGGCGAGGAAATCACCGACGCCCAACTACTCCCGCGCGAGCAGGCCATGCGTCAGCTGCAAGCCGATCCGGCCTGGGCGCAAGCGCTGAATGCCTTGGGCGACAACCCACTGCCCGATGCCTTGATCGTCACGCTGCGCGACTCCGACACCCCGGTGCAGCAGGCCCGCCAACTGGCCGAGACCTGGCGGCAATGGCCCGGGGTCGAACATGTGCAGATGGACAGCGAATGGGTCCGACGCCTAGAAACGCTGCTGTCCTTTATCCGGGTCGGCCTGGGCATGCTGGCCGTGGCCGTGGCCGTGGTGGTGCTGGCCACCGTATTCAATACGGTGCGCCTGCAGGCGCTGACCCAGCGCGATGAAATCGCCGTGGCGCGGCTGGTGGGGGCCACCGAATCTTTCGTGCGGCGGCCATTTTTGTATCTGGGGGCTCTGACGGGCCTGGCTGCCAGCCTGCTTGCCCTGCTGCTGGCATGGCTGGCCCTGGTGCCGCTGAATACCCTGCTGGGCCATTTTGCCCAAAGCTACGGCATCCACTGGTCCATGCAGCTGCCTGCCACCCAGGACTTGCTGTTGGCGGGTGCGCTGGTGGTGGTGCTGGGGGCGGTGGCGGCCCGGCTGTCGGTCACCCGACACACCCGGTTCTGA